The region ACAGCGGCGGTGCGCTCTTGCTTGTCGGCGATGGCGAATGCGGCGCGCATTTCGTCTTCACCGGCAGCTTTTACAGCGGCAGACAGATCCGAGTAATCGTCGGGCTGGAAGTCGAAGGGCTCTTTCGCTGCGTCTTCGGCCAGATCGATGATCAGGTCGATGACCGGCTGGATCTGCTCATGGGCGAATTTCACCGCACCCAGCATTTCCTCTTCCGACAGCTCATAGGCTTCGGATTCGACCATCATCACGGCGTCTTTGGTACCGGCGACAACCAGATCGAGGCGCTGATCGGGGTTCAGGCGCAGGTCCTGCATGTCGTCGATTGTCGGGTTCAGGACGTAGTCGCCGCCCTCGTAACCGACGCGGCAGCCAGCAATCGGGCCACGGAACGGCGCGCCGGAAATTGTCAGCGCGGCGGAGGCGGCGATCATGGCGACCATATCGGGGTCGTTGACCAGATCGTGGCTCAGCACGGTACACATCACCAGAACTTCGTTTTTGAAGCCGGGGACGAAGAGCGGGCGGATCGGACGGTCGATCAGACGCGCGGTCAGGGTTTCTTTCTCGGTGGGGCGGGCCTCACGCTTGAAGAAGCCACCCGGTACTTTACCGGCGGCATAGTATTTCTCTTGGTAGTGCACGGTCAGGGGGAAGAAATCCTGGCCCGGCTTTTGCTGACGTGCATACGTCACGTTGGCCATAACGCTGGTTTCCCCCAGCGTGGCAATCACCGACCCGTCCGCCTGACGGGCAACCTTACCGGTTTCCAGTGTCAGCGTCTCTTCGCCCCACTGGATCGATTTTTTCGTTACATTAAACATCTACGTTTCCTTTTTGGCCCATTGGCCATTGCATAGGGGCCGTATTGCCCCTGACTCCGGTATCTTCTTTTCAGGCGCTGGAGTCCGGGCGCCGGATTTCAGATTGCGCGGGCATACATGTTTTCAAGGCAAATGGGAAGCGTTCTGTCAGGGCGGGGGGGTAAGCGGCGGCTTCTTTCCACTGCGCCGGGCCAAGGTCCGCGCGCAACAAAAAACCTCCCGGCGCGGGCCGGGAGGTTTTGATCGTCTTGTTACCGGATTTTCCGGCGGGCTGTCCGCAATTAGCGGCGCAGGCCGAGGCGTTTAATCAGGTCCTGATAACGGGACTCGTCTTTGGCCTTAACGTAATCCAGCAGTTTGCGGCGCGTCGCGACCATTTTCAAAAGACCACGGCGGCCGTGGTTGTCTTTTTTGTGGGTCTTGAAGTGCTCGGTCAGCGTGGTGATGCGCGATGTCAGAATGGCAACCTGAACTTCGGGCGAACCGGTGTCGCCTTCTTTGGTTGCGAAATCTTTCATGACTTTTGCTTTTTCTTCAGCAGTAATCGACATCGGGGTCTCCTTTCGAAAAGAGTTTAAATGGATGGCTCAGGCCGGGATGTCGTCCAGCTCAGGCCCATGGAGATACCACCCGCTGACGGAATCAGCAGGCGATGGGGGCGTATAGGAGGAATTTGCGCCTTTGGCAAAGGGTGATTTCTGCGACGGCAGCCGGGAGCATCACGCGGCAAGGCCAAGGTCAAAGGCCGCAGACAGCGGGATCAGCGCGATATCGTCCAGCGTGACGCTGTCCCCCGCCACCCGCGCGACGATGATGTCATCCAGCAGGACGAGCGTCTGGTTCGGGTGATCTGGGTCGGGCAGGATGGAAAGGGGCGGCTCCGCCCCGGTGGCATCGCTGTCATCCCAGACAAACAAGAGCGAATCATCCTGGGCGTGATAATCCATGATCTGTGCTGCACCTTCTGCGCCAATCCAATCTCCGAAAATGATCTGATCCGTACCTTCGCCTGACGTCACCACATCCTGTGCTCCCGCGACGATGAGGTCATCCCCGCCGCCGCCGTTCAGGTAATCGCGGCTTTGCAGGTCGTCCGCCCCGGTAAGCGTGTCATCCCCCCAGCCGCCAAAGAGCGTATCTTCACCCGCACCACCGCGCAGCGCATCATCGCCAAGCCCGCCTTGGAGCGCGTCATTCCCAGCTTCGCCATTCAGCACGTCATCACCCGCAGAGCCTTGCAACGCGTCATCGCCCGCACCGCCATAAAGGAAGTCATCGTCATTATGGCCAAAAAGGCTATCGTCGCCTGCGCCGCCAAAAAGGTCATCATCCCCGTCGTTGCCGTGCAGGCTGTCGTCGCCATCGTCGCCGTGCAGCGTGTCATTGCCGTCGTGGCCGTGCAGATCGTCATCTCCAGCAGCGCCATAAAGCAGATCATTCCCGCCGTAGCCGCCAAGTTGGTCGTCGCCCGCGCCGCCTTGCAGCGTCTCATCGCCATCGCTGCCCGACAGGATGTCTCCGACGGTGTTGGGCCCGCGCGGAGTGTCACCTTCCGGAACATCCTCCCCGGGCGGCGTTTCAATTTCAACGAAAGTGACAGCGCCGACCGCCATCAGACCCATCACACCAGCCAGCCACAACATGCGCAGTTCCACCATTCATTTGCCTGATGCCCCACACATCATCCCAGCTCCAAAAGGACATGGCTTGGCTTTAAATTCAAAGGAATAGCGGGAAAGTGGTTAACGAATGCCTGCCAGCCTGCGACGCTAGGGCTGCCACAAAACCGGTTCTTGCGTGTAGGGCAGGTAGAGCGGATGTCGGGGGTGCCCCGCTTTGGACAGTCCAAGGTGATAGAGCGGTTTGGCCCCCGAAGCCAGCCGCGCGGCAACGGTCAAACCGCGGTCCAGATGGGCACCGTGCACGCCCCAGGCCGCAATGATACGGTCGGCCCAATCGGCCCCGTCGATCAGCGTGCTGTCATTGTCCGGCCCGATGGGATCAGCGGCAGCGCGCATGTCGCGCGGATCAGTGGCGCGCCATGCAAAGATATTGGTTACCCGAAAACCGCCAAAACCCAGCACCCGCGCGCGGCGCTCGCAGCGCTCGACCGTCGGGTCATTCTGCACTTCGGTCGCGGTGGAGGGGTTTAGCATCACGAACATCACCCGCAGCGCAGCGCTGTCCCAGACTCGTGTGAGGCTGTAGCGGTACTGCTCGCAAGCAGAGTAGACCGCCGTTGAGGGCGCATCGCCCTTCGTATGACTGCGGGTGATGAGGGGCATTCAGCCCTCGTTCGTGTCCGTAGAGAGGTTAAACACCCGGCTGGGGTGCAATTCGCCCGCTTTGAAGCGGCCCAAGGCCACGGGCTGGCCATCCAGCGAAGCCCAGCATTCGTCGCCATATTCCACGTCATGGGCGATGACCATGCCGGGGTTGCCATTGCGCAGACGGGTGGCACCTTCGGGCGTGGCTTTGACCTCGGGCAGGTCGACCAGCCCCTCGGCCAAGGGCAAAAGATGCGTGTCGAGTTCCGGCGTGCGGGCGATTTCGTCGATCTGTGCCAGCGTCAGCGCGTTCGCGGCGTCAAATGGGCCGGACCACGTGCGCCGCAATTCGCGGACGTGACCCAAACAACCAAGTTTCTGCCCAAGATCGCGCGCGATGGAGCGGACATAGCCGCCCTTGCCGCAGACCATTTCAAGCGTGACGTGATCGGCGTCAGGCCGGTCGAGCAGCAGCAGGCTTTCCACCCAAAGCGGGCGGGCGGCGATGTCCATCTCTTCGCCATCGCGGGCGCGTTTATAGGCGCGCTGGCCGTCGATCTTCACGGCAGAGAACTGCGGCGGTACCTGTTGGATATCGCCGATAAAATTGCTTAGCGCATCCTTGATGGCCGCATCGTCGGGGCGCAGATCGGAGGTGCCGATGACTTCGCCTTCGGCGTCGTCGGTGTTGGTGGCAATCCCCAGACGCACGGTGAACTCATAGGCTTTGAGCGCGTCGGTGATATAGGGCACGGTCTTGGTCGCTTCGCCCAAGGCGATGGCCAGAACGCCGGTGGCTTCGGGATCAAGCGTGCCCGCGTGGCCCGCCTTCTTGGCTTCAAGCGCCCAGCGAACCTTGTTGACCACGGCGGTCGATGTCGGCCCGGCGGGTTTGTCCACCACCAGCCAACCGGAAATGTCGCGACCTTTGCGTTTGCGTGCCATGTCTTGCCCCTTCGCCTTTGTGGTGCTGCCCTCTAACGGAGCCGCGCGCCGCTGCCCAGCCCTAGCGCCGGGGAAAAGTCACTTTGCAGGCGTGACGATGCCGATGATCGGCCCTAGCGTGGTGAAGCCCGCCCCGGTGCGGCGCAGTCCCGGCGCGCGCAGACGTGAGATATTGCCGTCGAAATACAGCGCGTTAGGCAGGTCCAGCTCATCGCGGTAGAGCCGGGCAAACTCATGAAAGGTTACCACGTCATTGGAAATCGCGAAAACCGCGCGTTTTCCGTCTGCCGTGGTGCCAACGCCGTTGCGGATATAGCGCGAGGTGCTGTTGGGTAAGAATCGCGGATGCAGCGCCCCGTCGATCACCAGCATTGGCCCCGATTGCGTCGCAAAGCGGCAGTCAGGTTTGTCCTTGAGGTAACGCTTGGTCTCGATCACATCGGCGCGGCCATCGCGCAGGCAAAAGACCCCATTGGGCAGCAGGCCAAAGTTGCCGGGCCCCGCGCTGTCGATCACGCCGCGCGCCTCGACGCCTTCTTCGACGTAATGCCCCACCGGAGAGCGGTCTTCGTGGTACATGCCCGCGTTCATCGCAAAGCCCAGCCGCAAGCCCTGCGCCTTCAAGGCCTCATCGAGCGAGCCGAAGAACCCATAGGGCGCGCCTGCGTCATCGTTAAGAAAGAGCCGCAGGTCGTCACGGTCCAGATCAACTTCGCAAATGGTGTAGGAGCTGCCGTCAAACGTGATGTTGCGACATTCGGCAGCATCCGAAGGCGTGCCTTTCAGCGCGATCAGCGCCAGTGCGATTAAACCGGCCCGGATCACTGATCCGGCGCGCTGTCGGCAGCGTCATCGTCAGGCGCATCCGCATCGCGGCGCACCACGTCTTGGTTCAACATCCGGCGCGTGTCGTCCATCCGGTCGAATGTGCGATCCAATTGGAACCGCAGATCAGGAGAGAACTTGAGCGTGAGTTTCTTAGCCACCTGTCGGCGCAATTCGTTCTTATTGCGCGCCAGCAGCTTGAGCACCTCATCCTGACCTTCACCGCCCAGCGGCAGCACATAGGCCGTGGCGATCTTGAGATCGGGCGAAATGCGCACCTCTCCCACGGTGATCGACAGACGGTTGAGGTCGGTGTCATGCACGTCCCCGCGTGCGAGAACATCAGACAAGGCGCGGCGGACGGTTTCGCCCACGCGGAGTTGTCGTTGCGACGGGCCTGCGCCCTCATGAAACTTGTTCTTTGCCATGAACCCCATCTAAGGCTTCGGTTGCACTTTGCCAAGCGCTCGCCGACGGGCTAAACCAGCCGAGCCATTCATGCCCCCGAACTGCAGGAGACACCCCCATGACACAGACCCCCGGCATCGCCGTTACCGGCGCCTCTGGCCGCATGGGCCAGATGTTGATCCGTGAGATCACCGCCAGCGACAAAATGCATCTGGCCGCGGCGGTGGAGCGTCCCGGTCATGACTGGGTGGGGCGCGACGTGGGCGAAGCGATGGGGGGCACTGCGTCTGGTGTGACCGTAACTGACGACGCAGCCGAGGCGTTTGCCAAGGTGCAAGCCGTGATCGACTTCACCGCGCCGCAAGCTACGATTGCCTTTGCTGCCGAGGCCGCGAAGGCCGGGATCGTGCATGTCATCGGCACCACCGGGATGACCGATGAGGAGATCGCGCAGCTTGCCCCAGCAGCCGAGCAGGGGGCTGTCATCGTCCGCGCGGGCAACATGAGCCTTGGAGTGAACCTGCTGACACAGTTGACCCGTCAGGTCGCCGCCGCGCTGGATGTTGACTACGACATTGAGATCATTGAGGCGCATCACAATCAAAAGGTGGACGCACCGTCAGGCACCGCTTTGATGTTGGGCGAAGCTGCCGCCGAGGGGCGGGGCGTGAAACTTGCCGATGTCTCAGACCGGGGACGCGATGGCATCGCTGGCGCACGGAAGAAGGGTGACATCGGTTTCACCGCGATCCGGGGCGGTGACATCGTGGGGGAACATGATGTGATGTTCGCCGCCGCTGGCGAGCGGATCATCCTGCGCCACATCGCCTCTGACCGGGCACTGTTTGCGCGAGGCGCCCTCAAGGCAGCGCTTTGGGGGCAGGGGCAGGCGCCGGGCGAATATGACATGCTGGATGTGCTGGGCCTGAAAACCTGATAATAGCGCAGATTATCTGAAACTTTACCCGCGTGAGCTACGTGAATGCCGAAGGCAATTCACTGATGGGAGGTTTCGATGAGGTTTATCTTTGCACTCGCCGCGACTGCGGTGCTGGCGCTGAGCGCCCTGCCCGCGGCGGCGGAATATGCCCGTATCCAAAGCAAATCCGACTTCGTCGCGGCGGTGAATGGCAAAAGGCTGACCCGCCCGCTCGTCGATCTGCGGGTGACCTCTGGCGGAGCCATTTCCGGCAAAGGCGCGGTTTGGGAGGTCACGGGCACTTGGACGTGGAAAGACGGTTTCTTCTGTCGGACGCTGGTCTGGGGCGGCAAGGATCTGGGCTATAACTGCCAAGTGGTCATGCGCGATGGCGCGAAAATCCGTTTCACCTCAGACAAGGGGACGGGTGAATCGGCGGTGCTGACCCTGCGCTAAGGCCACTTAGAAATCGACAGCGATGCCCTTTTTCTCCCAATCACCATAGCGCACCGGCTCTGGCCCATCGCGCCCGCCGAGTTCGGCGGGCAGGTCCAGTGCTGCGGCGGCCTCGCGCCGTGCGGCAGCTTCGGCCAAGGCGCGTTGCGCGGCGGCGGGCAGGTCCGGGCCGGGGGCCGGTGTCGGGTCATGCGGCGTGTCGGGGATCGGTTTCGGGCCCGGTTTGGGCTGCGGGGGCAGGTCCGGCGCGGGGCTTGGAGTTGGGTCAGGGCCGGGTCTACTGTCGGGAATGGGGCGTTGATCGGGCATCATGGTCCTCTTGAGCCAAGTTCTCCCTTGATATACGTCGCGCGCTGGCCCAGACAACCCGGCAACCCCCGAAGCAAGACCCAGATAGGATAAGATCATGGCAGACACAGGCGTTCAGGCCCGCAGAAGCGCGGTATATCTGCTGGATCAGGTTTTGGGCGAAGAACCACGTCTGATGTCGGAACTGCTCGCCTCCGGCGCGTTGGACAAGCTGCCCCCCGATGACCGGGCGCGGGCACAACGTCTGGCACAGGACACGCTGCGCGGGTTGGAGCGTGCCGACCGGCTGTTGCAAAAACATCTGCAAAAGCCCCCCCCGTTGACCGTGCGCAACGTGCTGCGCGTCGGTACGGTGGAGCTCTGTCAGGGCGGGGCGGCGCATGGGGTCGTGAACACGATGGTCAATCTCGTGTCCCAGCACCGCACGCTGAGCCACCTCAAGGGTCTGACCAACGCCGTCTTGCGTAAGATAGCCGCGCAGGGCCCCGAAGCATGGGGCGCCCTGCGCGCACCGCGCTTGCCCAAATGGCTGCGCGGCCCGCTGGCTGAGGCTTGGGGAACGGACGCCATCGCCGCGATGGAAGAGGCGCATTTCGCGGGCGCGCCGCTTGATCTGACCGCCAAAGGTGACCCTGCCGCTTTGGCCGAGGCCGTGGGCGGCACTCTGCTGCCGACCGGCTCGGTCCGGGTGACGGATGCCGGGCAGGTCTCGACCATGCCCGGCTTTGCCGAAGGCGACTGGTGGGTGCAGGACGCTGCCGCCGCGATTGCGGTGCGGGTGCTGGCCCCGAAAGAAGGCGAGACCGTGCTGGACCTCTGCGCCGCGCCGGGGGGCAAAACCATGCAACTCGCCGCTGCCGGGGCCGTTGTCACTGCCGTCGACCAGTCCCATCCCCGGATGCAGCGGGTGAAGGAAAATCTGACCCGCGTGGGTCTTAAGGCTAAGACGCTGACCAAAGACGCGCGTGCCGTAGAAGGGGAATTCGACGCCATCCTGCTCGACGCGCCGTGCTCTGCCACCGGTACAATCCGCCGCCACCCCGATCTGCCCCATGCCAAAGACGGCTCGGAATTCGGTGATCTGATCGAGTTGCAATCCGAGCTGATCGACCACGCATGGAGCCTGCTGAAACCCGGCGGGCGGCTGGTGTTCTGTACCTGCAGCCTGCTGCCGGATGAGGGCGAAGTGCAGGTCGATGAGGCACTGGAGCGGCATGGCGACATGACCGTCGACCGCGCCGCGCTTGATCTGCCGGGGGTTGAGGCCGCATGGCAGACCGAAGAGGGCGGATTGCGTCTGCGGCCCGATTTCTGGGCTGACAAAGGCGGGATGGACGGATTCTACATCGCCTGTTTGCGCAAAGGCGAAGCGTCACGCGCCGTAGGGCGGTGAGGGCACGGCGAGATATGCGGCTTTGGAGATATCGACCAAGCCGCGCAGGCCCAGTGTTTCAGCATCCTTTGGTGTAAGCCGGGTAATGGCATCCCTGAGGGCGGCGGCTGTCGCGGCCCGATCTGCGCCCGCCGCTGCAATATAAGGCAGGCCGGGCGTCGGTGTCGTGCTGTCTAGCACCCGCAAACGACCCGCGAAAGCGTCATATCGCCGGATCAACCGCCACGAAACCGCATCCAGCGCCGCAATGTCCGCCCCGCCTTCGGCGACGGTTTTGGCAGAGTTCCGGTGCCCGTGGCTTTGCGCGCGGTCTTCAAACCAGAATCCCTCCGCCCGGCAATGCGCATAGGCGGCGGCATAGCCAGACTGCGAGAATGTCTGGTTGTATGTGAAACGCGCCGCGCGGAAATCCGAAATTGTTTCACGGGGATCATTGGCGCGGACCACGAAAACGCTGTTGTAATACCCCGGCGGACAGCCCTCGACGCCAAAGTCCGGCGTTCCGATCAGGGTGACATGGTCGTGCAGCCATAGGCGATACGGCATCCCGCAGGTTTGCGAGAGGGTCAGATCAGGATCATTCCAGACCTCGAATTCGTAGGCAATATTGCTCAACATTTCTGGTGCCGCGATGCCCCGCGCATGCAGTTCTTCTTGGATCACAGCCCAGTAGCGGGCCGTGGCCGCGGCGGTCTCGGGGCGCAGGTACATCATTAGGCTAGCGATCATCGGTGCGCTCCGGTTGAGGTCCCCTTGTTTAGGCCGCGCCGCCGCGCACAGGCAACCGTCCGATCCCCGCCGATCCCCCCGCGGGCGGGGAAAATCCGGTGACTCATTGCGGGGCTACGGCTATGCTGCCGCCAAACGCCATCAGAGCGTCAGGGGCAGCTTGATATGATTCATCTTTCCAGCGTCATGGCCCGGAGGGCGCGGTTTTTGAACCGCTGGCACGCATGGCGCGCGACCCGTGGCCGGGGGCGGGTGCTGGGCTTCACCGCCTCGCCCGAGCCGCGTACCATCGGCTCTTTCGCGCGGGGGCGGCAGCTGATGGCGGGGAATTACCTCTTTGCGGGGAGCCTGCTTACCGCGCCGCAGACCGCGATGTGGGATCTGACCCCGCCTGACCCTGCCTTTGCCGCGGAGCTACACGGTTTTGCATGGCTGGATGACCTTGCCGCCGTGGGGGACGCGCGGGCGCGGGCCGCGGCGCAGGTCTGGCTGTGGGGGTGGATTGACCGTTTTGGGCGCGGGCAGGGACTTGGCTGGACCCCGGCGCTGACCGGGCGGCGGCTGATTCGCTGGATTAACCACGCGCTGTTCATGCTGCGGGGGACGGAGACCGAGCAGAGCGATGCTTTCTACCGTTCATTGGAGCAACAGACCCGCTTCCTGTCAAAACGCTGGCGCGCCTCTGCGCCGGGCTTGCCGCGGTTCGAAGCGCTGACTGGGTTGATCTATGCGGGGCTTTCATTGGAGGGGTTGGAGGAACTGGCCGATCCCGCGATCAAAGCCCTCGCGCGGGAATGCGCCAGTCAGATAGATGCCGAAGGCGGCCTGCCCACGCGCAACCCCGAAGAACTGCTCGCCGTTTTCACATTGCTCACTTGGGCCGCCGCCGCGCTCAGCGATGCAGGCCGCAGCACGCCCAAAGAGCACCTAACCGCGATTGAGCGTATCGCACCCACCCTGCGCAGCCTGCGTCATGCCGATGGCGCATTGGCACGCTTTCACGGCGGTGGGCGCGGCATGGAAGGCTGGCTGGATCACGCGCTGGCGGCAGCCAAGGTCAAGACGCGGCAGCCCGATGGGCTGGCGATGGGCTATGCAAGGCTGTCGGCGGGGCGGACCAGCGTGATTGTGGATGCGGCGGCCCCGCCGGGCGGCGCGGCTTCTGGCAATGCCCATGCCTCGACATTGGCGTTCGAGCTGACCTCGGGGCGGCGGCCCTTGGTGGTGAACTGCGGCTCCGGCGCGTCATTTGGGTTGGAGTGGCGTCGGGCAGGGCGGGCCACCCCATCGCATTCCGCGCTATCGCTCGTGGGCCATTCCAGCGCGCGGCTGGCAGAGCCCGATCGCTACACGCGAGAAGAGGCGCTGATCAACGGGCCGCGCCATGTGCCGGTGGAGATGGGAGAGGCCGATGAGGGCCTGCGCTTTGAGGGCGGCCATGATGCCTATCTCAGCAGTCATGGGCTGACCCACGCGCGGCGGCTGGAACTGACTTCGGATGGGCGCAGTCTGACGGGGGAGGATATGCTGCTTGCGATAGAGGGGGCGGAGAAGCGGCGCTTTGATAAAGTGCTGAGCGCTACCCAACTGAAGGGCGTGCCTTTTGACATCCGTTTCCACCTCCACCCGGATGTGGATGCCACCGTGGACCTTGGCGGCGCTGCGATCTCGATGGCGCTGAAAAGTGGGGAGATTTGGGTGTTTCGCCACGATGGGACGCATAATCTGTCTTTGGAAGCAGGGGTTTACCTCGAAGGCACCCGGCTGAAGCCCCGTTCTGCGCAGCAGATTGTGTTGACTGGATACGCCATGAACTATGCCACACGGGTGCGCTGGTCGTTGTCAAAAGCGCAGGAAACTGCGATTGGCGTGCGAGATTTGTCGATCGACGATCCCTATGCTGATGAAGACTGACCAAGGAACCAGCCCCATGCCCGATCTCTATCCCATCAAACGCGCGCTTCTTTCCGTATCCGACAAGACCGGTCTTTTGGACCTTGGCAAAGCTTTGGCGGCACGCGGCGTGGAACTGCTCAGCACCGGCGGCACCGCGAAAGCACTGCGCGACGCGGGGCTTGAGGTGTTGGATGTGGCCGATGTGACGGGCTTTCCCGAGATGATGGATGGGCGCGTGAAGACGCTGCACCCGGTGGTGCATGGTGGCCTGCTGGCGCTGCGCGACAACAACGCCCATGTCGGCGCGATGACCGAGCATAACATCGGCGCAATCGATCTGGTTGTGGTGAACCTTTACCCCTTCGAGGAAACCGTCGCCAAGGGCGCGGAATATGCCGAGGTGATCGAGAATATCGACATTGGTGGACCAGCGATGATCCGTTCGGCGGCCAAGAACCACGGTTTCGTCAACGTCGTGGTCGATGTCGAGGATTACGCCGAGGTGATCGCTGAGATGGAGGCCAACGACGGTCAGACCACCTACGCCCTGCGCCAGCGCCTCGCTCAGACCGCCTACGCCCGCACCGCCGCCTATGACACGGCAGTCAGCACATGGATGGCTGAGCAGGTCGCAGGCACCCCGCGCCGCCGCACCTTTGGCGGCACGCTGGCGCAAACCCTGCGCTATGGCGAGAACCCGCACCAGCAGGCCGCGTTCTACACCGATGGCTCCACCGCGCCGGGACTGGCGAACGCCGTGCAGCATCAGGGCAAGGAGCTGTCCTACAACAACATCAACGACACCGACGCCGCCTTTGCGCTGGTAAGCGAGTTCGACCCCAAGGATGGCCCTGCCTGCGCGATCATCAAACACGCTAACCCCTGCGGCGTGGCGCGGGGCGAGACAATGCTCGACGCCTATAAACGCGCCTTCGACTGTGACCGCACTTCCGCTTTCGGCGGCATCATCGCGCTGAACCAACCGCTCGACGGCCCGACCGCCGAGGCGATTGCCGCGATCTTTACCGAAGTTGTCATCGCGCCCGGCGCGGATGAGGAGGCCAAGCGCATCTTTGCCGCTAAGAAGAACCTGCGCCTGCTGACCACCGAAGGTCTGGCCGACCCTGCCGCCGCTGCTTTGGCCGTGCGTCAG is a window of Sulfitobacter sp. W027 DNA encoding:
- the purH gene encoding bifunctional phosphoribosylaminoimidazolecarboxamide formyltransferase/IMP cyclohydrolase; protein product: MPDLYPIKRALLSVSDKTGLLDLGKALAARGVELLSTGGTAKALRDAGLEVLDVADVTGFPEMMDGRVKTLHPVVHGGLLALRDNNAHVGAMTEHNIGAIDLVVVNLYPFEETVAKGAEYAEVIENIDIGGPAMIRSAAKNHGFVNVVVDVEDYAEVIAEMEANDGQTTYALRQRLAQTAYARTAAYDTAVSTWMAEQVAGTPRRRTFGGTLAQTLRYGENPHQQAAFYTDGSTAPGLANAVQHQGKELSYNNINDTDAAFALVSEFDPKDGPACAIIKHANPCGVARGETMLDAYKRAFDCDRTSAFGGIIALNQPLDGPTAEAIAAIFTEVVIAPGADEEAKRIFAAKKNLRLLTTEGLADPAAAALAVRQVSGGFLVQDKDVGRVSRDDLKVVTKRKPSDQELDDMLFAWTVAKHVKSNAIIYVKDGATVGVGAGQMSRVDSTRIAARKAQDMAEVMDIEAPLTQGSVVASDAFFPFADGLITAAEAGATALIQPGGSMRDDEVIAAADEAGLAMVFTNMRHFRH